DNA from Rosa rugosa chromosome 6, drRosRugo1.1, whole genome shotgun sequence:
CATCAGCTTTGGTATATGCTTTCAAAGACATTAGCTGAGGAAGCTGCTTGGAAGTttgcaaaagaaaaaggaattgaTATTGTTACGATAAATCCGGGATGGGTGATCGGCCCTCTCTTACAGCCAACTCTGAACTTGAGTGTGGAACTAGTTCTGAAACTCGTAAATGGTACTTTATTGAAAATATTGCATTACTTAGATCTGAACACATGttctttttttatcattttatcTATCATGGCGAGAATTAAAGTCACTGTTGATCTGCTAGAACTTCTGCATTTTGTATAACAGACCTTGCATTTGAACCCTTGCCTCCATGGTCCTATACACATATATAATTGATCTGAGTACTACTAGTCATTTTATAGTGACCGAGCATACATATTGAATAGTGATTATTCTTTGAGCACATCCTTTAGAGTGTTTTCATTAGTGTCATTTGCATGATCTTTTTATCATCAATTTGCGATTCTTATGCGCTTGTAACTACTATATTGAAATGCTGCTTCCACATTCACAATATAATCATTTGCATGATTATATACGGATATTTCTGCTGAAAAGGGAGTGGGGAGTCAGGTTGAGGGATGTAATGTTTGAAAATTACTTTCGCACAATATGTCATATTGCCAAATTGTCATTCCCATGTAGCCTGGTAGCTTTGTGTTATAAACTTAAAGTGAAAGTTAGTTTGCCCTTCAGCTTGATGGATGTCTTAAACAATCTGCCaagaaaattatttttcttGATAACAGTTTAATTGATGCAGGGACCGAAAAGTTTCCCAACAGAACTTACAGACTTGTTGATGTTAGAGATGTTGCTATTGCACATATTCTAGCCCTTGAAAACCCATCAGCTAGTGGACGTTATTGTTTAGTTGGAAGCGTAAAACACTGTTCAGAGGTTGTGAAAATGTTGTACGAGATCTCCCCTGCTCTCAATCTTCCAGATAAGTAAGTTGCTAATATAATCAAATTGTCACATGCCATACCTCCATGTGTTTTAGAGGTAGCTGTAAGAACAGTGCAGGTTTACTTGGTCATTAACGGTACATCTAGATTTCATTACTTTCCCTTTTGCATAGTCAGTATGTGCTTACAAGGATACATAATGCATGTTACTTCTGGCATGATTGAGTACCTAATAAACGTAAATTTGGACAATATCTGTTTTAAACctacattattatttttttatagagGAGGAGGGAGTTTATTTGGTCAAGTTAATATCTGTAAATAGATCTTTTCTATATCCTTCCTTTTCACCTTGTTGTGTCTTCAGTACTTTCTAAAAGTAAATGTTATGCTTAGTACAGTCGGATAATGTAAACATTTTCATAAATGCCCAATACAGAATATTGGAACTCACAATCTAGTCTCTATTTTTGACAGATGTGCAGATGACAAGCCTTTCACACCAACCAACCAGGTATCCAAGGAAAGAACCCAAACTTTGGGTGTAAAGTATACTCCGCTTGAAGTGTCTCTGAAGGATACTGTTGAAAGTTTGAAGAACAAGAACTTCTTCTAATTGTGGAACTCATTCACAAGTCAGGAAGCAGTTAAAGATTGATAGTATGTGTATGTCTACCTCTGTTGTTTTATTATTCATGAGATCAAGCTtactaggcccaagataaactctttcggcgcatgtgaaatgctctaactgtgcattgcagcacaatgCCTccccactttgacagcttcgggattcgaacctaggttggggagcacacctaactaggcaagaaccactaggccacttgcagtggttacaCAAAATTAATCATAATAAAGCTAATTGATACAGTTCGTGTTTGTTAGAGCATGAGCAGTCACCAAATCCAACATTGATTGGAAAGTTACAAAATATTTTCACGATTTTTAAtaaactttctccaaaattctctatttaaaatctcaattcaaTTTATGAAACAGTAACATATGCGTGTGAACAgtatttttctgattttgtttATATAATAATTCAACGTGAGATAATGAAAACTGATGTAATCATTGCCCCAAAATTTCCTCTCATCGGAGTTGGACTGAAAAATTTGGTGTGCAGGTGTTGTTTTGAccaaactaaaaataaaaagtacagaaagcaaaaaaaaaaaaaaaaaattttttttttttttttctggagtGAGCTGTTCTGGGGACAAAGGCAAAAGTGGTTTAAACGTAATCCAAAGCTGAGGGAGGGTTTTAGCTCCAAAACCACAAAACCCTACTCTCACTTTCTAGTGTTTCACTCTGATATGCTTCTTTCTGTCACTAGTCACTACTAAAAGGTAGGTAGGTAGGCTCATGGCTGCTCTGGCTCACACCCTGCTCGGAATCATCCCAGCTCGGTGTGGTCTCTGCCGAGCCATTTATCCCAACCTCTGCTGCTCTTGGCGCCCTTCACCTAATCCCTCTGGATTCTCCATTTCCAGTAGGACCCACCTTGCTAATCTCACCGCCCGGTCCAGACTCAACGCCTCCCACACCCTCACCGTCCACAATGCTCCGGCTCCCCCCACTCTTGAAATCCCCGTCACCTGTTACCAGGTCACTCCAAGCTTCATTCTTTTTCTCTCAATTATTACTTGTGCTCAATTGGGTTCTGATTTTAgttgcttttattttttctgggttttctgatGTTCAATCCTTATCCCCCAAGTTCAGCTTTTCGTATGGAAATATCATGTCTTTTTGATTTTGTAGTGATATTTGATGCACCAAATTTTCACTCTTTATTTTTGTGAACAAGTTAGTTGAGATTATTCGCTTTCGCGTATTGCAATTGCATCATTGCATCTACGTATTGGATGTTAATCGTGTATCCAATTACTTTTGAGTATTGAGATTTAGTACCCTCTTATCAATTACTTGAATGTTTGTTAATTGATGTTTTGTTCTTGCGACATTTATATTTGTTTTCGAATGTTTCTTATCAGTTTCAAATGCATGACAGAGAGCTTTCACTGCTGAATATGTTCTTTAATTCTCATAGTGGCTGTCAGCGTTTGTGTCGTTTAGCGGTTCAGATGTTTTTCTTGTGGGAGTTAAACGTGTTCCTTGTGCAGCCACACTGGATTTAAACTTGCAATATTTTTCGAGTTTACTTATTAGTCTGGATTTAAACTTGCAGCTTATTGGCGTTCCTGATCTAGCTGAGAAAGATGAGGTTATTAAAGCGGTAATGGATTTGAAGAATTCTGAAGTTGAAGAGGGTTATACTGAGAATGCTATTAAATCTCGGCAGGTAGATAACTTGAAACTATAGTTGTAAATTTCCTTCAACCTTAAAATTCAGTTTCCTTTCTTAATACAGGTGGTAGAGCTATTTTAAGTTGTTTTGATTGcttttattgatttatttaatCTTCTTCTGGGTTGCTTTGTAGGACCTCTTAATGGATGTGAGAGATAAGCTTATTTTTGAACCAGAATATGCTGGTAATAGTCATGAAAATATCCAACCTAAATCTGCACTTCAAATCCCTTGGGCATGGTTGGCAGCTGCTCTTTGCCTCCTTCAAGAGGTATATttgtatatttttgtctttgtaCAATCTACTTTGTTTAGGCTTAGTTTTCAGTTTTTGTCGAAATATATACATAGAGAACTATTattattacttaaaaaaaaaagacatataTACTTAAATAGTCAGAGAGGGATTAGATTATTTTTGGACACTGGTAAACTGTAGTTTGAAGTGAAActcatatttttgtttttgagtctGAATTTATATTTTTGGTACTATCCATCTTATTTGAGTTTGAAATATTTCTCATTAGTCTTTGTTAATGttattcatttcattttttttttcaattaactATGTGGTTTTAGAAGATGGATTTTATTGGATTTCTCCCTGCCAGGTTAGGGAAGTAGAGCTTGTGCTA
Protein-coding regions in this window:
- the LOC133715942 gene encoding phenylacetaldehyde reductase-like, with protein sequence MSCGESKVVCVTGASGFIASWLVKLLLQRGYTVKATVRDPDDQKKTEHLLSLDGAKERLHLFKADLLEEGSFDTAIDGCECVFHTASPVLLSVSSTNPQAELIDPALKGTLNVLGSCVKVQSIKRVVITSSMAAVRFNGKPLTADVIIDESWFSDPAFCEKEKLWYMLSKTLAEEAAWKFAKEKGIDIVTINPGWVIGPLLQPTLNLSVELVLKLVNGTEKFPNRTYRLVDVRDVAIAHILALENPSASGRYCLVGSVKHCSEVVKMLYEISPALNLPDKCADDKPFTPTNQVSKERTQTLGVKYTPLEVSLKDTVESLKNKNFF